One Tolypothrix bouteillei VB521301 DNA window includes the following coding sequences:
- a CDS encoding NifB/NifX family molybdenum-iron cluster-binding protein, with product MKIAFMTTDRVNVNAHFGSAQEVDVYEVSETGYKFVETLFFEKPSKKVETINETSEGGCKHGKPDCKKGKDGSKEAEGSSKKDKDGESDDKVARKLEVLADCTIVYVASIGGTAAAKLIKNGMMPVKPRSEEENIAYILNRLVEALKGNPPPWLRKALQGKVTQ from the coding sequence ATGAAGATTGCCTTCATGACAACTGATAGAGTTAATGTCAACGCTCATTTTGGTTCGGCGCAGGAGGTTGATGTTTATGAAGTTTCAGAAACTGGATACAAATTTGTCGAAACGCTTTTCTTTGAAAAGCCATCTAAAAAAGTTGAAACAATTAATGAAACCAGTGAAGGTGGTTGCAAGCATGGTAAACCTGATTGCAAAAAAGGCAAAGATGGTTCCAAAGAAGCTGAAGGTAGCTCGAAAAAAGACAAAGATGGTGAAAGTGATGATAAAGTCGCACGCAAACTAGAAGTGTTAGCTGATTGTACCATTGTTTATGTCGCCTCAATTGGTGGTACGGCGGCTGCTAAGTTAATCAAAAACGGTATGATGCCGGTTAAACCCCGCTCGGAAGAAGAAAATATTGCTTACATTTTGAATCGGTTAGTGGAGGCTCTCAAAGGAAATCCCCCTCCTTGGTTGCGTAAGGCTTTGCAGGGAAAAGTAACACAATAA
- the modA gene encoding molybdate ABC transporter substrate-binding protein yields MKRRQLFAFLSITIASLFLALGLRLFDASPVIAQSNAQLLVSAAASLKDVMGEINTLYQKGNPNTKISYNFGASGALQQQIEQGAPADIFISAAQKQMDALEQKGLLLGGTRTNLANNSLVLVVPTKSTGVTNFNALTDAKVKKIAIGEPRSVPAGQYGEQVLQKLGVFDKVKPKLVYANNVRQVLASVESGNADAGLVYATDAKISKNVKVVATAAENSHSPIVYPMAVLKSSKNSQAAGDFVKFLSSQPAKAVLKKYGFIVP; encoded by the coding sequence ATGAAAAGAAGACAACTTTTTGCCTTCCTTAGCATCACTATTGCTAGCCTATTCCTAGCACTTGGCTTGCGATTGTTCGATGCATCTCCTGTCATAGCTCAGTCTAACGCCCAACTTCTTGTTTCTGCTGCAGCTAGCCTTAAAGATGTCATGGGGGAAATCAACACCCTCTACCAAAAAGGTAACCCGAATACCAAAATTAGCTATAACTTCGGTGCTTCTGGTGCTTTGCAGCAACAGATTGAGCAAGGCGCACCCGCAGATATTTTTATTTCGGCTGCACAAAAACAAATGGATGCTTTGGAGCAAAAGGGGTTATTGCTTGGTGGAACTCGTACTAACTTGGCAAACAATAGTTTAGTTTTGGTTGTCCCTACTAAATCTACTGGGGTTACTAACTTCAATGCTTTGACTGACGCAAAGGTTAAAAAGATTGCGATTGGCGAACCTAGAAGTGTTCCTGCCGGTCAGTATGGCGAGCAAGTTCTGCAAAAATTGGGGGTTTTTGATAAAGTAAAACCCAAGCTAGTTTACGCAAACAATGTGCGTCAAGTATTGGCGTCTGTAGAAAGTGGTAATGCTGATGCGGGTTTGGTTTACGCTACTGATGCAAAAATCTCTAAAAATGTAAAAGTGGTTGCCACAGCTGCTGAAAACAGTCATTCTCCCATCGTTTACCCCATGGCAGTACTTAAGAGCAGTAAAAATTCTCAGGCGGCTGGAGATTTTGTTAAGTTCCTATCGAGTCAGCCTGCTAAGGCAGTATTGAAAAAATATGGGTTTATCGTACCGTAA
- the modB gene encoding molybdate ABC transporter permease subunit produces the protein MPYDLSPLWISLKTSLLATFITFFLGIAAAYWMLGYRGKGKSFIEGIFVSPLILPPTVVGFLLLLLFGKNGPLGKLMEPLNFSVVFTWYGAAIAATVVSFPLMYRTALGAFEQIDSNLLRVARTLGAKESTIFWRISLPLALPGVLAATTLAFARALGEFGATLMLAGNIPGQTQTIPMAIYFAVEGGAIHEAWFWSIAIIAISLSGIIAANLWQENQGKRRGQGAGSRRQENRNTKQETFPSSSLSPSSSSGLFVDIEKRLPGFNLKVFFNADKLPLGLLGGSGAGKSMILRCIAGIETPTSGRIVLNGRVLFDSQQGIDLPPRDRKVGFVVQNYALFPQMTVAQNIAFGLPKGLSATAIRQQVEAQLITVHLEGLGDRYPHQLSGGQQQRVALARALASHPEALLLDEPFSALDTHLRSQLEQQMVETLASYEGTTLFVTHNMEEAYRVCPNLLVLDKGQVAHSGTRYDIFEHPATASVAQLTGCKNFSRAIALTSHQVEAVEWGCTLNVVEPIPEFLSSLGIRAHHISFTDDPTQENTFRCWLTRTSETPHRMTLFLKLNGEPKNQSDHHLQAEVFKERWAVLKDRPMPWYVRLDPLRLILME, from the coding sequence ATGCCCTACGACTTATCTCCTTTATGGATATCCCTTAAAACTTCCTTACTTGCAACATTTATTACCTTTTTTCTTGGTATTGCTGCTGCCTATTGGATGCTGGGATATCGAGGAAAAGGGAAGTCTTTCATTGAGGGCATTTTTGTTTCTCCTCTGATTTTACCTCCTACGGTTGTTGGCTTTTTGCTACTCCTACTGTTTGGGAAAAATGGTCCATTGGGAAAACTCATGGAGCCTTTGAACTTCAGTGTGGTTTTTACTTGGTATGGTGCGGCGATCGCAGCAACGGTGGTTTCTTTTCCATTGATGTATAGAACAGCGTTAGGAGCTTTCGAGCAAATCGATAGCAATCTTTTGCGAGTGGCTCGAACTCTTGGTGCCAAAGAATCCACAATCTTTTGGCGCATCAGTTTACCTCTGGCGCTACCGGGAGTTTTAGCAGCAACAACTTTGGCTTTTGCTCGTGCTTTGGGTGAATTCGGTGCAACCTTGATGTTAGCAGGGAATATTCCAGGGCAAACCCAGACAATTCCAATGGCAATTTATTTTGCCGTTGAAGGCGGAGCAATTCATGAAGCTTGGTTTTGGTCAATTGCCATCATAGCAATCTCTCTGTCTGGAATTATTGCAGCTAACTTATGGCAGGAAAATCAGGGGAAAAGGAGGGGTCAGGGAGCAGGGAGTAGGAGACAGGAAAACAGGAACACAAAGCAAGAAACTTTTCCCTCTTCCTCCCTTTCCCCCTCCTCTTCTTCTGGGCTATTTGTAGACATTGAAAAGCGTCTCCCTGGCTTTAACTTGAAAGTCTTTTTTAATGCCGATAAGCTACCCCTGGGATTGTTGGGAGGATCTGGGGCTGGCAAAAGCATGATTCTACGCTGTATTGCTGGGATAGAAACGCCAACATCAGGGCGCATTGTTCTGAACGGACGGGTGTTGTTTGACTCTCAACAGGGGATCGATCTGCCACCACGCGATCGCAAAGTTGGTTTTGTCGTACAAAATTACGCTCTCTTCCCCCAGATGACAGTAGCGCAAAATATTGCCTTTGGCTTACCAAAAGGATTGTCTGCAACAGCTATTCGACAACAAGTGGAAGCCCAATTGATAACAGTGCATTTGGAAGGATTGGGCGATCGCTACCCGCATCAGCTTTCGGGCGGACAGCAGCAAAGAGTAGCCCTAGCAAGAGCCTTAGCCAGTCACCCAGAAGCACTGTTACTGGATGAGCCATTTTCTGCACTGGATACTCACTTGCGAAGTCAGCTAGAACAGCAAATGGTGGAGACATTAGCATCTTACGAAGGAACAACTCTATTTGTCACTCACAATATGGAAGAGGCTTATCGAGTTTGTCCCAATTTGCTAGTTTTAGATAAAGGACAAGTTGCTCATTCAGGAACAAGATACGATATTTTCGAGCATCCTGCCACGGCTAGTGTTGCTCAGCTGACAGGATGTAAGAACTTTTCCCGCGCTATTGCTTTAACATCACATCAAGTAGAAGCAGTAGAGTGGGGTTGTACCCTAAACGTTGTCGAACCCATTCCAGAATTTTTATCTAGTCTTGGAATTCGCGCCCATCATATCAGTTTCACTGACGATCCAACCCAAGAAAATACTTTCAGGTGCTGGCTGACAAGAACAAGCGAAACTCCACACCGAATGACGTTGTTTCTCAAGCTGAACGGTGAGCCCAAGAACCAATCCGATCATCACTTGCAAGCAGAGGTGTTTAAGGAGAGATGGGCGGTTTTGAAAGATCGACCGATGCCTTGGTATGTTCGTTTAGATCCCTTGCGGCTGATCTTAATGGAATGA
- a CDS encoding XisI protein codes for MAVEQYRQYIRHLLSEGRGRASILPNADEYEVQTLFDSEQDHYQLLYVGWRGSKRHFGCVLHLDIKDGKIWIQHDGTEEGIANRLVEMGVPKQDIILAFHVPLRQFTGFGTSS; via the coding sequence ATGGCTGTAGAGCAATATCGGCAATACATTCGACATCTTCTTTCCGAAGGACGAGGACGAGCTTCAATACTTCCTAATGCTGATGAGTATGAAGTGCAGACTCTTTTCGATTCCGAACAGGATCATTATCAACTACTCTATGTTGGTTGGCGTGGAAGTAAACGTCATTTTGGCTGTGTTTTGCATCTTGATATCAAAGATGGAAAAATCTGGATTCAGCATGATGGTACGGAAGAAGGAATTGCGAATCGGTTAGTTGAAATGGGCGTTCCAAAACAGGATATTATTCTGGCGTTTCACGTGCCTTTACGCCAGTTTACTGGGTTTGGTACGAGTTCGTAA
- a CDS encoding macro domain-containing protein — protein MKLILVAPDPLLAAAFQEHFYYFPNVEIVNDYFEWLADFDCLVSPGNSFGMMDGGIDAAIINFFGSSLMERVQQRILTDYLGEQPVGTSMIVETGHRLHPFLAHTPTMRVPMSVVGTDIPYVAMWAMLLSVRHHNQYAQDKIHSIACPGLGTGIGRVPYREAARQMSLAYDHFLYPPKHLNCFVAASRQLLIWEGKC, from the coding sequence TTGAAACTGATATTAGTAGCGCCCGATCCATTATTAGCAGCAGCATTTCAAGAACATTTTTATTATTTTCCTAATGTTGAAATAGTTAATGATTACTTTGAGTGGTTGGCAGATTTTGATTGTTTGGTTAGTCCTGGTAACTCTTTTGGCATGATGGATGGCGGGATCGATGCTGCCATTATCAACTTTTTTGGTAGTTCTTTAATGGAAAGAGTCCAGCAACGCATACTTACAGATTATTTGGGCGAACAGCCAGTGGGAACATCAATGATTGTAGAAACAGGTCATCGATTGCACCCGTTTCTCGCTCACACACCTACAATGCGAGTTCCCATGTCTGTTGTTGGAACTGATATTCCTTACGTAGCCATGTGGGCTATGCTTTTGTCTGTTCGACACCACAACCAATATGCTCAGGACAAGATTCACAGTATTGCTTGTCCGGGTTTGGGTACGGGAATTGGTAGAGTACCATATCGTGAAGCGGCGCGACAGATGTCATTAGCATACGACCATTTTCTTTATCCACCCAAGCATCTGAACTGTTTTGTGGCTGCTTCCAGACAACTTTTGATATGGGAAGGCAAATGTTAA
- a CDS encoding adenylate/guanylate cyclase domain-containing protein — MKVTPNNLKIEILVVDDIPANLRLLVNILRENGYNARAIVNGHSVLDIAQSIEPDLILLDILMPSINGYEICQQLKANPKTRDIPVIFISALNEGLDKAKAFEVGGVDYITKPFQVEEVLIRINNQLTQRFLIKILQQQTKLLYQQNRHLQTEISDRKRAEVSLRMSKERYYSIFENAIVGIYQLTPEGKYLSVNSALAKMYGYSSPEELFQSISDIDKQIYLDPQHRQKFAAALEENETVSGFESLIHRKDGKTIWISESARAVRDSTGKLLYYEGMVSEITERKLAQEALKFQKAQSEELLLNILPQQIAERLQAGETLIADQFQEVSVLFADIVGFTQLSCQKTPAELVEFLNKIFSKFDQLAAKHGLEKIKTIGDAYMVVGGLPTPNPDRVRKTAQMALDMQASLAQFNAQEKQGLQLRIGMNIGPVVAGVIGISKFSYDLWGDTVNVASRMESNGLPGKIQVSAATYESLKEEFKFEQRGEIFIKGKGVMMTYWLTGNLP, encoded by the coding sequence ATGAAAGTAACACCAAACAACTTAAAAATAGAAATTTTGGTAGTAGACGATATACCTGCTAACTTACGTTTGCTAGTCAATATCTTGCGAGAAAATGGCTATAATGCTCGAGCTATTGTCAACGGTCATTCCGTGCTTGACATTGCTCAATCCATTGAACCCGATTTAATTCTTCTTGATATTCTCATGCCTTCCATCAATGGTTACGAAATTTGCCAGCAACTTAAAGCTAATCCCAAAACACGCGATATTCCTGTTATTTTTATCAGTGCTCTCAATGAAGGCTTAGACAAAGCTAAAGCCTTTGAAGTCGGTGGAGTAGATTATATTACCAAACCCTTTCAGGTAGAAGAAGTTTTAATAAGAATAAACAATCAACTCACTCAACGTTTTCTCATCAAGATACTGCAACAACAAACTAAGCTACTCTATCAGCAAAATCGACACCTTCAAACTGAGATTAGCGATCGCAAACGGGCAGAAGTATCCCTGAGAATGTCAAAAGAACGCTATTACAGTATTTTTGAAAATGCCATTGTTGGAATTTATCAGCTAACTCCAGAAGGAAAATATTTAAGTGTTAACTCAGCACTCGCAAAAATGTACGGTTACTCTTCTCCAGAAGAATTATTTCAAAGTATAAGTGATATTGACAAACAAATATATCTCGATCCCCAACACCGACAAAAATTTGCTGCTGCACTCGAAGAGAACGAAACTGTCTCTGGATTTGAGTCATTAATCCACCGTAAGGATGGCAAAACAATTTGGATTTCTGAATCAGCACGTGCTGTTCGGGACTCAACAGGAAAGTTACTCTATTACGAAGGAATGGTTTCCGAAATTACCGAACGCAAATTGGCACAAGAAGCTCTAAAGTTTCAAAAAGCACAGAGTGAAGAGCTTCTTCTCAATATTTTACCGCAGCAAATTGCAGAACGCCTTCAAGCTGGAGAAACATTGATTGCCGATCAATTTCAGGAAGTTAGCGTCCTCTTTGCCGATATAGTAGGTTTTACGCAGTTATCCTGTCAAAAAACTCCTGCTGAATTGGTAGAATTTTTGAATAAAATTTTTTCTAAGTTTGACCAATTAGCAGCAAAACATGGTTTGGAAAAAATTAAAACCATAGGTGATGCTTATATGGTGGTTGGAGGTTTACCAACACCAAATCCCGATCGCGTGCGGAAAACAGCGCAAATGGCACTTGATATGCAAGCGTCTCTAGCGCAATTCAACGCTCAAGAAAAACAAGGACTGCAGTTACGAATTGGGATGAACATAGGTCCTGTAGTTGCTGGAGTCATTGGAATAAGCAAGTTTAGCTATGATTTATGGGGAGATACAGTTAATGTCGCTTCGCGTATGGAGTCAAACGGATTACCTGGAAAAATTCAGGTTAGTGCTGCAACTTATGAGTCTCTTAAGGAAGAATTTAAGTTTGAACAACGGGGCGAAATTTTTATCAAAGGCAAAGGAGTAATGATGACCTACTGGTTGACAGGAAATTTGCCATAA
- a CDS encoding response regulator — translation MIKSQNNSGHILLVDDTPDNLRLLSKILEEHGFKVRKTISGKMALQSAQIEPPELILLDINMPDLNGYQVCQQLKSNKKTANIPIIFISALDQITDKIKAFENGGIDYITKPFQELEVLARVKNQFTIHHQAQQLLAKNEELQEEVQKRKQIEVRLQQINSIVEEQVVERTSQLQRALEFEERLKQTTDEIRSSLDEEQIWQVSVKELGVGLELELCYSAINNCELKTCTLGHEFIKSTSNPLDKDSIIELVRLPEIHQQLLQGLSVQLCLCYPGSSLQEYYKYTILACPIFDVQNFLGSLWLFKPENKSFDELEVQLVLQVTNQCAIAIRQARLYQAAREQLDKLQKLNQLKDNFLRTVAIELQGPIADLKSMNQELGAEIHVNEVTGSKMLQYLRNLQQVCDRQLESIENLLDL, via the coding sequence ATGATAAAGTCTCAAAATAATTCGGGTCATATTTTGCTAGTTGATGATACGCCAGATAACTTACGCCTGCTCTCTAAAATTTTAGAAGAACATGGGTTTAAGGTTAGAAAAACTATCAGTGGAAAAATGGCGCTTCAATCAGCCCAGATAGAACCCCCGGAACTAATTTTACTAGATATTAATATGCCAGATTTAAATGGTTATCAAGTTTGCCAGCAATTAAAATCTAACAAAAAAACCGCTAATATTCCTATTATTTTTATTAGTGCTTTAGACCAAATAACAGATAAAATTAAAGCGTTTGAAAATGGAGGCATAGACTATATTACCAAACCTTTTCAAGAGTTGGAAGTTTTGGCACGTGTTAAAAATCAATTTACTATTCATCACCAGGCGCAGCAATTACTCGCGAAGAATGAAGAACTACAAGAAGAAGTCCAAAAACGCAAACAAATAGAAGTAAGATTGCAACAGATAAATAGTATTGTTGAAGAACAAGTTGTAGAAAGAACATCTCAACTTCAACGAGCGCTAGAGTTTGAAGAAAGGCTCAAACAGACGACCGATGAAATACGCAGTAGCCTTGATGAGGAACAAATTTGGCAAGTGTCCGTTAAGGAATTAGGAGTTGGTCTAGAACTGGAACTGTGCTATTCTGCTATTAATAATTGTGAATTAAAAACTTGTACCCTCGGTCATGAATTTATTAAGTCTACTTCAAATCCTTTAGATAAGGATAGCATTATAGAATTAGTTCGACTGCCAGAAATACACCAACAATTGCTTCAGGGCTTAAGCGTTCAATTGTGTTTGTGTTACCCTGGTTCAAGCTTACAGGAATATTATAAATACACGATTTTAGCTTGCCCTATTTTCGATGTTCAAAACTTTTTAGGGAGTTTGTGGTTGTTCAAACCAGAAAACAAAAGTTTCGATGAACTCGAAGTTCAATTAGTTCTACAGGTAACCAATCAATGTGCGATTGCTATCCGTCAGGCGAGACTTTATCAAGCTGCACGAGAGCAGCTTGATAAATTACAAAAACTCAATCAACTCAAAGATAATTTTTTGCGTACCGTTGCTATTGAGTTACAGGGTCCTATTGCCGATCTCAAATCAATGAACCAAGAGCTAGGAGCAGAAATTCATGTTAATGAAGTAACAGGGAGTAAAATGTTACAGTATCTCAGAAATTTGCAGCAGGTATGCGATCGCCAACTGGAGTCTATTGAGAATTTGCTAGATTTGTAA
- a CDS encoding dienelactone hydrolase family protein yields MNEITRREFIITASLATGFALAVQPISAKVITTNAKGLVAGEVKIPVKDGTVPAYRAMPATGQNFPIVLVVQEIFGVHEHIQDVCRRFAKLGYLAIAPELFVRQGDVSKLSNIDEIRKIVVKVPDAQVMSDLDAAVEWAVKSAKGNAEKLGITGFCWGGRITWLYAVHNSKVKAGVAWYGRLVGEASELMPKHPVDVASTLKVPVLGLYGGEDTGIPVATVDQMREQLKSSDSKSEIVVYPNAPHAFFADYRPSYREREAKDGWQRLQAWFKKHGV; encoded by the coding sequence ATGAACGAAATAACGCGCCGCGAATTTATTATCACTGCGTCTCTAGCGACGGGTTTTGCTCTCGCAGTGCAACCCATTTCTGCCAAAGTTATCACCACTAATGCCAAAGGGTTGGTTGCGGGCGAGGTGAAAATTCCGGTAAAAGATGGAACAGTTCCTGCTTACAGAGCAATGCCTGCTACCGGTCAAAATTTCCCAATTGTTTTAGTTGTTCAGGAAATTTTTGGCGTACACGAGCACATTCAGGATGTTTGCCGTCGTTTTGCTAAATTGGGGTATTTGGCAATTGCACCTGAATTGTTTGTGCGTCAGGGGGATGTCTCAAAGTTAAGCAACATAGATGAAATTCGTAAGATAGTTGTTAAAGTGCCAGATGCTCAAGTGATGTCCGATCTTGATGCTGCGGTGGAGTGGGCTGTAAAATCTGCTAAAGGCAATGCCGAAAAATTAGGAATTACGGGTTTTTGCTGGGGAGGTCGTATTACCTGGCTGTATGCCGTACACAATTCTAAAGTTAAAGCTGGTGTGGCGTGGTACGGGCGGTTAGTAGGCGAGGCGAGCGAATTAATGCCAAAACACCCTGTTGATGTTGCATCAACTTTGAAAGTCCCCGTACTCGGACTCTATGGCGGCGAAGATACGGGTATTCCTGTTGCTACAGTGGATCAGATGCGCGAGCAACTGAAATCTAGCGACAGCAAATCAGAAATTGTTGTTTACCCCAATGCACCACACGCCTTTTTTGCCGATTATCGTCCTTCCTACCGCGAGAGAGAGGCAAAAGATGGATGGCAACGCCTTCAAGCATGGTTTAAGAAACATGGAGTATAA
- a CDS encoding low specificity L-threonine aldolase yields the protein MDFNLEQFASDNSSGICPEALEYTIKANQGSAPAYGNDIWTQKATDGFRELFEIDCEIFFVFNGTAANSLSLASLCQSYHSVICHETAHIETDECGAPEFASNGSKLLLAKGPNGKLTPDAIEAIIKKRTDIHYPKPKVISLTQATELGTLYSTNELLAIKSIAKQYNLKIHMDGARFANAVVSINKSPAELTWKSGVDVLCFCGTKNGMAMGEAIIFFNKTLAEDFAYRCKQAGQLASKMRFIAAPWLGLLETGAWLKNARHANQCAEYLENKLLQIEGVEMMFPREANSVFVKLPEHAIAQLRAKNWQFYTFIGVGGVRFMCSWNTTQARMDELIGDIQEAIGRI from the coding sequence ATGGATTTTAATTTAGAGCAGTTTGCCAGCGATAATTCCTCCGGTATTTGCCCGGAAGCATTGGAATACACGATTAAGGCAAACCAGGGTAGCGCTCCTGCCTATGGAAATGATATATGGACTCAAAAAGCCACAGACGGTTTTCGAGAGTTGTTTGAAATTGATTGTGAGATATTTTTTGTTTTTAATGGCACTGCTGCTAATTCACTATCATTGGCTTCGTTATGTCAGTCTTACCATAGTGTTATTTGCCACGAAACTGCACATATTGAAACTGATGAATGTGGTGCTCCTGAATTTGCTTCTAATGGCTCTAAATTATTACTGGCAAAAGGACCAAATGGTAAGTTAACCCCAGATGCAATAGAGGCAATTATCAAGAAGAGAACTGACATACACTATCCCAAACCAAAAGTGATTAGTCTGACTCAAGCAACAGAATTAGGCACGCTCTATTCTACGAATGAGTTGCTTGCTATTAAATCTATTGCCAAACAGTACAATTTAAAAATTCATATGGATGGAGCCCGATTTGCTAATGCAGTGGTTTCAATCAATAAAAGCCCCGCCGAATTAACATGGAAAAGTGGGGTAGACGTTTTGTGTTTTTGCGGCACAAAGAACGGTATGGCAATGGGAGAAGCAATTATTTTTTTTAATAAAACTTTAGCAGAAGATTTTGCGTATCGTTGCAAACAAGCAGGCCAACTTGCATCAAAAATGCGTTTTATTGCTGCACCTTGGCTCGGTTTATTAGAAACAGGTGCTTGGCTCAAGAATGCCCGTCATGCCAACCAATGTGCTGAATATTTAGAAAACAAATTGTTACAAATAGAAGGCGTTGAAATGATGTTTCCTAGGGAAGCTAATAGTGTTTTTGTCAAATTACCCGAACACGCGATCGCACAACTACGAGCTAAGAACTGGCAGTTTTACACTTTTATTGGTGTTGGAGGAGTGCGGTTTATGTGTTCTTGGAATACAACTCAAGCAAGAATGGATGAATTAATTGGCGATATTCAAGAAGCGATTGGAAGGATATAG
- the truB gene encoding tRNA pseudouridine(55) synthase TruB: MQGFLNLNKPFGWTSHDCVAKTRKLLRLKRVGHAGTLDPAATGVLPMALGKATRLLQYLPGEKAYKATIRLGVQTTTDDLQGDIVTSQPCWDLRLEKVKPLLQQFLGKIEQIPPMYSAIQVQGKRLYDLARKGETVEVPIRIVEIFHLEILDWREGEFPELDVAIHCGAGTYIRSIARDLGTALQTGGTLAALERTASSGFHLAESVTLSDLEVQLQAETFKPIPFDTPLQHLASVTLPAIFAQKWCQGQRVSVIQEILGIVRVYHEDGRFLGIGQVQDSPDNPLLVPEMVLEAI, translated from the coding sequence GTGCAAGGCTTTCTCAATCTCAACAAACCCTTTGGCTGGACATCCCACGATTGTGTAGCAAAGACACGAAAACTGTTACGTCTCAAACGGGTAGGACACGCTGGAACACTAGATCCGGCTGCAACAGGGGTGCTACCTATGGCATTGGGTAAAGCAACTCGTTTATTACAATATCTTCCTGGGGAAAAAGCATATAAAGCCACAATTCGCTTGGGTGTGCAGACTACAACGGATGACTTGCAGGGCGATATTGTTACCTCTCAACCTTGCTGGGACTTACGTCTGGAAAAAGTTAAACCTTTGCTGCAACAATTTCTAGGCAAAATAGAACAAATTCCACCCATGTACAGCGCTATTCAAGTTCAAGGAAAACGCCTGTACGATTTAGCACGCAAAGGCGAAACTGTGGAAGTACCCATTCGGATAGTCGAAATTTTCCATCTGGAAATTTTGGATTGGCGGGAAGGAGAATTTCCAGAATTAGATGTTGCCATTCATTGTGGTGCTGGTACTTATATTCGGTCAATAGCCCGAGATTTGGGAACCGCTTTACAAACTGGTGGAACTCTTGCGGCTTTGGAACGTACTGCAAGTAGTGGGTTTCACTTGGCAGAGAGTGTGACTTTAAGCGATTTGGAAGTACAACTGCAAGCAGAAACTTTTAAACCTATACCCTTCGATACACCATTACAGCATCTTGCATCCGTTACTCTACCTGCAATTTTTGCTCAAAAATGGTGTCAGGGCCAGCGCGTAAGTGTTATTCAAGAAATTTTGGGAATTGTACGAGTTTATCATGAAGATGGACGCTTTTTGGGAATTGGTCAAGTGCAAGATTCTCCTGACAATCCATTGCTCGTTCCAGAAATGGTCTTAGAAGCAATTTAA